The following proteins are co-located in the Paludibaculum fermentans genome:
- a CDS encoding class I SAM-dependent methyltransferase, whose protein sequence is MHASLDFGYPWWLSYGHLALAASAGAVFLLGFLRKWSKWLLLVLGVFALWAASVFLMVRFGVNIDSVAPLPTENFLRAGAGKVLDLGAGTGRSTIMVLTSRPKATVVALDLFGASFDQHFGHTHSPEEILEGNLRVAGVEQRARIVKGDMRKLPFEDASFDGIITCYAIDHLGRDGIKESLAESYRVLKPGGEFLMMIINGRDPWLRYAFGPLLAHGGFRGKEWWAERVKESGLQVVESGTVRASFYLVGRR, encoded by the coding sequence ATGCACGCATCTCTCGATTTTGGATACCCGTGGTGGCTGAGCTACGGACATTTGGCCTTGGCCGCGTCGGCCGGAGCCGTTTTCCTGCTGGGGTTTCTCAGGAAGTGGTCGAAGTGGCTGCTGCTCGTCCTGGGGGTGTTCGCGCTTTGGGCGGCGAGTGTCTTTCTGATGGTCCGTTTTGGGGTGAACATCGATTCCGTGGCTCCGCTGCCGACCGAGAATTTTCTGCGGGCCGGGGCAGGGAAGGTGTTGGACTTGGGGGCGGGGACGGGGCGGTCAACCATCATGGTTTTGACCTCGCGTCCGAAGGCGACGGTCGTGGCGCTGGATTTGTTTGGGGCGTCGTTTGACCAGCACTTCGGGCATACGCATTCGCCGGAAGAGATCCTGGAGGGGAATCTACGGGTGGCCGGGGTAGAGCAGCGGGCTCGAATTGTGAAGGGCGACATGCGGAAGCTGCCGTTCGAGGATGCGAGCTTCGACGGGATCATTACCTGCTATGCGATTGATCATCTGGGGCGGGATGGGATCAAGGAGAGCCTGGCGGAATCGTACCGGGTTTTGAAGCCGGGCGGGGAGTTCCTGATGATGATTATTAACGGGCGGGATCCGTGGCTGCGGTATGCGTTTGGGCCGCTGCTGGCGCATGGCGGATTCCGCGGGAAAGAGTGGTGGGCGGAGCGGGTGAAGGAGTCCGGGCTGCAGGTGGTGGAGTCGGGGACGGTCCGGGCATCGTTCTATCTGGTGGGGCGGAGGTAG